Proteins encoded by one window of Passer domesticus isolate bPasDom1 chromosome 10, bPasDom1.hap1, whole genome shotgun sequence:
- the LOC135309333 gene encoding neurofilament heavy polypeptide-like, with the protein MQFPGTVPSPRQSHPGSAWAAILSSRCLVPKLQVSPHVLQYGECLLKVPYEKKFLIRNPSHLPGCYGLIEQKRKEDAAVLYSSPRPCGIVQPHSTAEIPVLVEVQALGTHRTNVLIGVFGDERNPLRKQLWSSGQLAETSPSPRLMESGRIPALQPIDELHPPQFTPHPPKEMRTCLNCPASRWRHFKAGKQEAATALTEEQDLTQSSGVEASSILPVSGVLQPGESQQVSLPFSGHLNSISSATALCHVEGGPSSEVLVPGEASRASCSPSPQEISCGSGAPLRERRELKRPAPKLEEETKALEEEERQKEKEKQKKEKKGVSVGKEPPKAEKGKTKPPEKKESKAPEKKDTKIPERMETKAPDKIETKLPEKKNKHPEKKETKFPERKESKAPEKKDTKALLEKKENKFLEKKETKAPEKIENKLPEKKYKPPEKRESKFPEKKETKAPEKIENKLPEKKYKPPEKRESKFPEKKETKAPEKIENKLPEKKYKPPEKREIKIPERKESKAPERKEVKILKKESKSPEKRSKPPEKKETKCPERKEIKIPEKESKAPKKKEPKAPKKGEAKVPEKRETKAPKKKEPKAPKKGEAKA; encoded by the exons ATGCAGTTCCCTGGGACTGTTccctctcccaggcagagccatccaggcagtgcctgggctgccATTTTGTCAAGcag ATGTCTCGTTCCCAAGCTGCAAGTGTCCCCCCACGTGCTGCAGTATGGTgagtgcctcctgaaggtgccataTGAGAAGAAGTTCCTGATTAGGAATCCCAgccacctgcctggctgctacGGGCTCATTGAACAG AAACGCAAGGAGGACGCTGCTGTGCTCTACTCCAGCCCCAGGCCCTGTGGGATTGTccagcctcacagcactgcagagatcccagtgctggtggaagTGCAGGCGCTGGGCACGCATCGCACCAATGTTCTCATCGGCGTGTTCGGGGATGAGAGAAACCCACTG agaaaaCAGTTATGGAGCTCTGGACAgctggcagaaacctccccAAGCCCAAGGCTGATGGAGTCTGGCAGGATCCCAGCACTACAGCCCAT agatGAGCTTCACCCACCTCAATTCACTCCCCATCCAccaaaggagatgagaacatGTTTGAATTGCCCAGCGTCTCGATGGAGGCACTTCaaggctggaaagcaggaggcagccacagccctgactgAAGAGCAGGATTTGACCCAGTCTTCAGGAGTAGAG GCTTCCAGTATCCTGCCAGTGTcaggtgtgctgcagccaggagagagccagcaggtctccttgcccttctctggccaCCTCAACAGCATCTCCAGTGCCACGGCGCTGTGCCACGTGGAGGGAGGCCCCAGCTCCGAGGTGCTGGTGCCCGGGGAGGCCTCACGTGCCAGCTGCTCCCCGAGCCCCCAGGAGATcagctgtggctctggggcaccTCTCAGGGAGAG aagggagctgaagCGGCCGGCTCCAAAGCTTGAGGAGGAGACAAAAGccttggaggaggaagagaggcagaaggagaaagagaagcagaagaaagaaaagaagggtgtctctgtggggaaggaacctccaaaagcagagaaggggaaaaccaaacccccagagaagaaggaaagcaaggccccagagaagaaggataCCAAAATCCCAGAGCGGATGGAAACCAAAGCCCCAGACAAGATAGAAaccaaactcccagaaaagaaaaacaaacatccagaaaagaaggaaactaaattcccagagaggaaggaaagcaaggccccagagaagaaggacaccaaagcattattagagaagaaggaaaataaattcctagagaagaaggaaaccaaagctccagagaagattgaaaacaaactcccagaaaagaaatacaaacctccagaaaagagggaatccaaattcccagagaagaaggaaaccaaagctccagagaagattgaaaacaaactcccagaaaagaaatacaaacctccagaaaagagggaatccaaattcccagagaagaaggaaaccaaagctccagagaagattgaaaacaaactaccagaaaagaaatacaaacctccagaaaagagggaaatcaaaatcccagagaggaaggaaagcaaagcaccagagaggaaggaagtgaAAATCctaaagaaggaaagcaaatctccagagaagagaagcaaacctccagaaaagaaggaaaccaaatgcccagagaggaaggaaatcaaaatcccagagaaggaaagcaaggcaccaaaaaagaaggaacccaaagccccaaagaagggggaagccaaagtgccagagaagagagagaccaaagccccaaagaagaaggaacccaaagccccaaagaagggggaagccaaagcctga